The following is a genomic window from Candidatus Binatia bacterium.
CGCCCTTGCCGAGGTTGTCGAGGATCGCGATCGCGACGACGTGGCCCGAGGCGTGCGGCACCACGTGCAGGTCCACCCGGTCGCTGCCGTTGCAGGCCTGGGGGTCGAAGCTGCGCTCGTCGAGCGACGCGGCGTCGGCGAGCGAGAGCACGCGGACGTGCGGTTCGCCTTCGTAGCGCGCGTGCAGGGTCTCCCAGACCGCCTTGCCGTCGGCGCCGCGGCGCAGGAGCGGCGCGGGGAGCGGCAGCTCGACGCGCATGCCGCAGCGGAACGGGCCGACCGCGGGCACGAAGAGCGGCTCGGTCGCGAGCCCGCTCCAGC
Proteins encoded in this region:
- a CDS encoding N-acetyl-gamma-glutamyl-phosphate reductase (catalyzes the reduction of N-acetyl-5-glutamyl phosphate to N-acetyl-L-glutamate 5-semialdehyde in arginine biosynthesis) — encoded protein: TGFLLLVRPLVAAGLIAPDTPLTVHGLSGYSGGGRPLIEKWEDPARGLLSLVYEAPYSLAARHKHVPEMVRWSGLATEPLFVPAVGPFRCGMRVELPLPAPLLRRGADGKAVWETLHARYEGEPHVRVLSLADAASLDERSFDPQACNGSDRVDLHVVPHASGHVVAIAILDNLGKG